The following are from one region of the Candidatus Margulisiibacteriota bacterium genome:
- a CDS encoding TIGR00725 family protein, producing the protein MNKVFIAVIGESHASAEIAKLAEEVGIEIGKAGAVLVCGGLKGVMEHVAKGAKSAGGTTIGILPGSKRDDANPYIDYPIVTGIGYARNKLVVKTGQAVIAVGGSYGTLSEIGFALGYKIPVVGLNTWQMIHHDGQLDKQVHRVNTAKDAVVLAMKLAREAKPEEPREFRS; encoded by the coding sequence ATCAATAAGGTTTTTATCGCGGTCATTGGCGAAAGCCACGCGTCGGCGGAGATCGCTAAACTGGCCGAAGAGGTTGGGATAGAGATCGGCAAAGCGGGGGCGGTCCTGGTTTGCGGCGGTTTAAAAGGGGTCATGGAGCATGTCGCTAAGGGGGCCAAGAGCGCCGGAGGCACGACAATTGGTATTTTACCAGGGAGTAAGCGGGACGATGCCAATCCTTATATTGATTATCCGATCGTTACCGGCATTGGTTACGCCAGAAATAAACTGGTTGTCAAAACGGGGCAGGCGGTCATTGCGGTGGGGGGGTCTTACGGCACCCTCTCGGAGATCGGCTTTGCTTTAGGTTATAAGATACCGGTCGTTGGACTAAACACCTGGCAGATGATCCACCACGATGGCCAGTTGGACAAGCAGGTTCACCGGGTTAATACCGCCAAGGACGCTGTTGTCCTGGCCATGAAATTAGCCCGTGAAGCCAAACCGGAAGAGCCGCGAGAATTCAGAAGCTAA